A window of the Comamonas sp. Y33R10-2 genome harbors these coding sequences:
- a CDS encoding cytochrome b — protein MNNTSSLTKRYSPVAIALHWLLALALISIFGFGLYMTGLPFSPTRLKYFNWHKWAGMTILLLSALRLIWRITHRPPELPEAVTRTMPGWQRIAHHGTHHLMYALFLAIPLVGWMYSSAAGFPIVMFGQFPLPDLVNKSPELAEALKPWHAYLAYALAALVAMHLAALIKHQFIDRDGLLSRMLPGSR, from the coding sequence ATGAACAACACCTCTTCTTTAACCAAGCGCTACAGCCCAGTCGCCATCGCCCTGCACTGGCTGCTGGCCTTGGCTTTGATCAGTATTTTTGGTTTTGGCTTGTATATGACAGGGCTGCCGTTTTCACCCACGCGTCTGAAATATTTCAACTGGCACAAATGGGCGGGCATGACGATTTTGTTGTTGTCGGCGCTGCGCCTTATCTGGCGCATCACCCATCGTCCGCCTGAGCTACCTGAAGCCGTCACCCGCACCATGCCTGGTTGGCAACGCATTGCCCACCACGGCACACACCACCTGATGTATGCGCTTTTCTTGGCGATTCCGCTGGTGGGCTGGATGTATAGCTCGGCGGCTGGCTTTCCCATCGTGATGTTTGGTCAATTTCCTCTGCCAGATTTGGTGAACAAGAGCCCTGAGCTGGCCGAAGCCCTCAAGCCTTGGCATGCCTATTTGGCCTATGCACTGGCAGCGCTGGTGGCGATGCATCTTGCAGCTCTCATCAAGCACCAGTTCATCGACCGCGACGGCTTGCTCTCTCGAATGCTGCCTGGCAGCCGCTAA
- a CDS encoding heme biosynthesis protein HemY: MRAALWLMGLFAMAVALALFAGNNQSSVTWFWSPYRVDMSLNLAIVLLFLGFVLIYAALRALAALLQMPHQARRWRMQQKERAMNQSLLEAFSHLQAGRFLRARKSALIVLATEQSLRQSDASLPYGQRLSATANLLAADASHALQDTPLRDKHWQQALELLPVPGNMQDEEIREGAQMRAARWALDDRDATESIRRLGELPLGASRRTIALRIKLKAARLAGNTEIALDTARLLAKHRAFSPAASASVVRGLLLASIRDARDTSSLQQFWLSLDEEERAMPEVAIPATERLIELGGEAPQARTWLLPVWEHLLGHPGPRTEAHLLKLVQVLQSCLSKLDGAWLARIEAAANAHPREPRLQYLAGMACVQRELWGKAQLLLSRAAPQLQDSLLCTRAWQRLALMAEHRGDMQASAMSWKLAAQAMVVLPENPARDE, translated from the coding sequence ATGCGCGCCGCCTTGTGGTTAATGGGTTTGTTTGCCATGGCTGTTGCCTTGGCCTTGTTTGCGGGTAACAACCAAAGTTCGGTGACTTGGTTCTGGTCGCCTTACCGGGTGGACATGTCGCTAAATTTAGCGATCGTTTTGCTCTTTTTAGGCTTTGTACTCATCTACGCCGCACTGCGCGCACTTGCCGCGCTGCTGCAAATGCCGCACCAGGCACGCCGCTGGCGCATGCAGCAAAAAGAGCGTGCCATGAACCAAAGCTTACTTGAAGCGTTCTCGCACCTGCAAGCCGGTCGTTTTTTGCGCGCCCGCAAATCAGCACTGATCGTTTTAGCGACCGAACAATCGCTGCGCCAAAGTGATGCGAGCTTGCCCTATGGCCAGCGCCTAAGCGCCACAGCCAACCTGCTGGCCGCTGATGCATCGCACGCCCTACAAGACACCCCCTTGCGTGACAAGCACTGGCAGCAAGCTCTTGAGTTGCTGCCCGTGCCCGGCAATATGCAGGATGAAGAAATCCGCGAAGGTGCGCAAATGCGGGCCGCCCGCTGGGCACTAGATGACCGCGACGCCACCGAATCCATTCGCCGCCTTGGCGAGCTACCACTGGGCGCAAGCCGCCGCACCATTGCGCTGCGCATCAAACTCAAGGCCGCACGTTTGGCTGGCAACACCGAAATTGCGCTAGACACCGCCCGCCTACTGGCCAAGCATCGCGCCTTCTCACCCGCTGCATCGGCCAGCGTGGTACGCGGCTTGCTGCTAGCGAGCATTCGTGATGCACGCGACACCTCATCGCTGCAGCAGTTCTGGCTGTCGCTCGATGAAGAGGAGCGCGCCATGCCCGAAGTTGCCATTCCCGCAACCGAGCGCCTCATTGAGCTGGGCGGCGAAGCCCCACAAGCGCGCACCTGGCTGCTGCCCGTGTGGGAGCATTTGCTAGGCCACCCCGGCCCACGCACCGAAGCGCACCTACTCAAGCTGGTTCAAGTGCTGCAGTCCTGCCTGAGCAAGCTCGACGGCGCATGGCTGGCCCGTATCGAAGCTGCCGCCAACGCCCACCCCCGCGAGCCACGCCTGCAATATCTGGCCGGCATGGCCTGCGTGCAGCGCGAGTTATGGGGCAAAGCCCAGCTACTCCTAAGCCGCGCCGCCCCTCAATTACAAGACTCTCTTTTGTGCACCCGCGCTTGGCAGCGTTTAGCGCTGATGGCCGAGCACCGCGGCGATATGCAGGCATCAGCTATGTCATGGAAGCTAGCTGCGCAAGCTATGGTTGTGCTTCCGGAGAACCCGGCGCGCGACGAGTAA
- a CDS encoding uroporphyrinogen-III C-methyltransferase encodes MSSDAIPTVDNKPADAAPAPHPTITSSRGAPMAVVLTLGAVAAAALIACGMLWQRVGNMQGQLALQSAQSGAQAVEARTLAKDAQDLARDSAARVSVMEARVGELSLHRNQLEELMQSMSRSRDENMVADIESSVRLALQQAELSGSLQPLVTTLKSAKKRVESTEQPRLAPVVRAMDLDLDKLSRMSVTDTTGVLSRIEELIRQVDDLPLLNDVGRARSRTAAQNNSAPHQAADHASGGAADLSATQWLWWQGQGQRVWDAFKNGATDLVRVRRIDHPEVALLAPEQGYFLRENLKLLLLNARLGLLSRQSQSARADLSASGALLQKYFDNRSRRTQLAQAQLQQIQTNLHAGGQLQLDDTLNALATAAAGR; translated from the coding sequence ATGAGCTCTGATGCCATCCCCACCGTAGATAACAAGCCCGCAGACGCCGCGCCCGCCCCCCATCCAACCATCACCAGCAGCCGTGGCGCGCCTATGGCTGTGGTGCTAACGCTAGGAGCTGTTGCCGCAGCCGCTTTGATTGCCTGCGGCATGCTGTGGCAGCGCGTGGGCAATATGCAAGGGCAGCTGGCACTGCAGTCAGCGCAATCCGGCGCTCAAGCCGTTGAAGCGCGCACGCTGGCTAAAGATGCGCAAGACTTGGCCCGCGACAGCGCCGCCCGTGTCTCTGTGATGGAAGCTCGTGTGGGCGAGCTCAGCCTTCATCGCAACCAGCTCGAAGAGCTGATGCAAAGCATGTCCCGGTCGCGGGATGAAAACATGGTGGCCGATATCGAATCATCGGTGCGATTAGCCCTGCAGCAGGCCGAGCTCTCAGGCAGCCTGCAGCCGCTGGTGACCACCCTTAAATCTGCAAAAAAGCGTGTTGAAAGCACCGAACAACCTCGCCTTGCGCCTGTGGTGCGAGCGATGGACTTGGACTTGGACAAACTCTCGCGCATGAGCGTGACCGATACCACCGGTGTGCTCAGCCGCATTGAAGAGCTGATTCGTCAAGTCGACGATCTACCGCTGCTCAACGATGTGGGCCGCGCCCGCAGCCGCACCGCTGCGCAAAACAATAGCGCCCCCCATCAAGCTGCAGACCATGCATCTGGCGGTGCCGCTGATCTTTCAGCCACCCAATGGCTGTGGTGGCAAGGTCAAGGCCAGCGCGTTTGGGATGCCTTCAAAAATGGCGCGACCGACTTGGTGCGTGTGCGCCGCATTGATCACCCTGAAGTAGCCCTGCTAGCTCCCGAGCAAGGCTATTTTCTGCGCGAGAACCTTAAGCTGCTGCTGCTCAACGCCAGACTGGGCTTGCTCTCGCGCCAGTCCCAATCAGCCCGCGCAGACCTGAGCGCATCAGGCGCTTTGCTGCAAAAATATTTCGACAACCGCTCGCGCCGCACCCAGCTTGCACAAGCGCAGTTGCAGCAAATTCAAACCAATCTGCATGCCGGCGGACAGCTGCAACTGGACGACACGCTCAACGCGCTGGCCACTGCAGCGGCTGGCCGCTAA
- a CDS encoding uroporphyrinogen-III synthase, with protein MHRVLVTRPLHDAKPWVEAFRAHGLLAEALPLLAIGPCTDEASRQALIAARLRAQQGCYRAVMFVSGNAVQHFFEPNKPLVIDDIGFLAPKTRAWTPGPGTEAALLAAGLPAPQIDGPAPNAAQFESETLWQNVHTQIRPGDRVLIVRGANSAITANDSMNHSLTQGAGRDWLAARLRAAGAKVELLSVYERQLPQWGVQQLDLAKNSANDGALWLFSSSEAVANLQQLLPTQNWHQGLALTTHERIANKALSAGFGRVLRSRPSLNDVVASIESAL; from the coding sequence ATGCACCGCGTTCTAGTCACCCGCCCCTTGCATGATGCAAAGCCTTGGGTGGAGGCTTTTCGCGCACATGGCCTACTGGCCGAGGCCTTGCCGCTATTAGCTATTGGCCCTTGCACAGATGAGGCTAGCCGCCAAGCCCTGATCGCCGCTCGCCTGCGCGCGCAGCAAGGCTGCTACCGGGCGGTGATGTTTGTCAGCGGCAATGCCGTGCAGCATTTTTTTGAACCAAACAAGCCTCTGGTCATTGACGATATTGGATTTTTAGCTCCTAAAACAAGAGCATGGACACCTGGCCCCGGCACAGAAGCGGCCTTGCTCGCAGCAGGCTTGCCCGCCCCACAAATTGATGGTCCAGCGCCCAATGCAGCGCAGTTTGAGTCTGAAACGCTGTGGCAAAACGTGCATACGCAAATTCGCCCGGGCGACCGGGTGCTGATTGTGCGCGGGGCCAATTCAGCCATCACCGCCAACGATTCAATGAACCACTCACTGACTCAAGGCGCAGGTCGCGACTGGCTGGCCGCCCGCTTGCGGGCTGCGGGTGCAAAGGTCGAACTGCTCTCAGTTTATGAGCGCCAACTGCCGCAGTGGGGCGTGCAGCAGCTGGATTTGGCAAAAAACTCAGCCAACGACGGCGCCCTGTGGCTGTTCAGCAGCTCCGAGGCTGTTGCCAATTTGCAACAGCTCTTACCTACTCAAAATTGGCATCAAGGCTTAGCACTCACCACCCATGAGCGCATTGCAAACAAAGCACTTTCTGCAGGTTTTGGCCGTGTTTTGCGCAGCAGGCCAAGTCTGAATGACGTGGTCGCGTCTATAGAATCAGCGCTATGA
- the hemC gene encoding hydroxymethylbilane synthase: MNSPSSTPSPIVIATRESQLAMWQAEHVQAILRSRGHTVELLGMTTKGDQILDRALSKVGGKGLFVKELEVALEEGRADLAVHSLKDVPMELPQGFVLACVMTREDPRDAFVSNKYASLTELPQGAVVGTSSLRRQALLQALRPDLKIEPLRGNVNTRLRKLDEGQYDAIVLAAAGLMRLEMSDRIRAKFEPAQMLPAAGQGALGIEVRADRQDIIDALAPLAHMPTWLTVTAERAVSRCMGGSCSMPLAAFGRFEGDTLHMQAAWGDLEGQKQGQNGLISVQASAEVKDFASANSLGEQLAARLQAAGAVPASPKQD; the protein is encoded by the coding sequence ATGAATTCCCCATCGTCTACACCCTCCCCCATCGTCATTGCCACCCGCGAAAGCCAGCTGGCCATGTGGCAGGCAGAGCATGTGCAGGCGATCTTGCGCAGCCGCGGCCACACGGTTGAGCTGCTGGGCATGACCACCAAGGGCGACCAGATTTTGGACCGCGCTCTGTCCAAAGTCGGCGGCAAAGGCCTGTTCGTTAAAGAGCTCGAAGTCGCTTTGGAAGAAGGCCGCGCCGATCTGGCCGTGCACTCTTTAAAAGACGTGCCCATGGAGCTGCCCCAAGGCTTTGTGCTGGCCTGCGTGATGACCCGCGAAGACCCACGCGATGCCTTTGTCTCTAATAAATACGCATCGCTTACCGAGCTGCCACAAGGCGCCGTGGTTGGCACCTCCAGCCTGCGTCGTCAGGCCCTGCTGCAAGCCCTGCGCCCCGACCTGAAAATTGAGCCGCTGCGCGGCAACGTCAACACACGATTGCGCAAGCTCGACGAAGGCCAATACGACGCCATCGTGCTGGCCGCTGCCGGCTTGATGCGACTTGAGATGAGCGATCGCATTCGCGCAAAGTTCGAGCCGGCGCAGATGCTGCCCGCAGCCGGCCAAGGCGCTTTAGGGATTGAAGTGCGCGCTGACCGCCAAGACATCATTGACGCTCTGGCCCCGCTGGCCCATATGCCCACTTGGCTGACCGTGACGGCCGAGCGCGCTGTGAGCCGCTGCATGGGCGGCAGCTGCTCTATGCCTTTGGCTGCCTTTGGCCGCTTTGAAGGCGACACACTTCATATGCAAGCGGCTTGGGGCGACCTTGAAGGACAAAAGCAAGGACAAAATGGCTTGATCAGCGTGCAAGCCAGCGCCGAAGTGAAAGACTTTGCCAGCGCCAACTCTTTGGGCGAGCAACTGGCCGCACGCCTGCAAGCCGCAGGCGCCGTGCCCGCTAGCCCCAAGCAAGACTAA
- the ppc gene encoding phosphoenolpyruvate carboxylase yields the protein MASARPKNVAQSGKPVRKTDKDLPLIEDIRLLGRILGDVIREQEGEAAFALVEQVRQLSVAFRRDADEAADKALKKLLKGLSSDQTVSVIRAFTYFSHLANLAEDRHHIRRRAVHERAGNTQEGSIEVALARLRWAGIAPAAVAATLAKSFISPVLTAHPTEVQRQSILTAERRIAQLLAERDDILMRAQLYNSAKDALTPRELARVEAQLRACVAQLWQTRLLRHSKLTVADEIENALSYYEATFLQEIPKIYEQLEQDLGEKLPEKSFLRMGQWIGGDRDGNPFVTADSLHLALSRQADVALRHYLREVHYLGGELSLSANLVDITPEMQALAEASPDHNVHRSDEPYRKALTGIYARLAATLKTLTGGEAARHAVAPQNAYASAAEFLAELKIIDESLSRFHGDALAPQRLRPLMRAVQVFGFYLATVDLRQSSDKHEEVVRELLAVSKVEQDYSALQEDAKCALLVRLLEDARPLRVMGANYSAHSRSELAIFEAAKQLREQLGAEAIRHCIISHTETVSDLLEVLLLQKEVGLLRGTLQDGAQCDLIVVPLFETIEDLRNAAPIMRRYYQMPGIVDLVKKSGAEQDIMLGYSDSNKDGGIFTSSWELYRAELALVELFDDLGDRYGIQLRMFHGRGGTVGRGGGPSYQAILAQPPGTVRGQIRLTEQGEVIASKYANPEIGRRNLETLVAATLEATLLQPTKPATKAYLDAAAFLSETSMAAYRALVYETPGFTNYFFSSTPIREIAELNIGSRPASRKPTQAIEDLRAIPWGFSWGQCRLTLPGWYGFGSAIQAFIHRPGKDAKVQLALLQKMYRQWPFFKTLLSNMDMVLAKSDLNLASRYSELVTDARLRRRIFSVIEAEWHSTVDALNQITGDKQRLEHNSALARSIRHRFPYIDPLHHLQVELVRRWRAGQTDDRVKNGIHLSINGIAAGVRNTG from the coding sequence ATGGCTTCTGCCCGCCCTAAGAATGTAGCCCAGAGCGGTAAGCCCGTGCGCAAGACCGATAAGGATTTGCCGCTGATTGAGGACATTCGCCTGCTGGGCCGAATTTTGGGTGATGTGATCCGCGAGCAAGAAGGCGAGGCCGCTTTTGCACTGGTCGAGCAAGTACGTCAGCTCTCCGTGGCTTTTCGCCGCGATGCCGATGAAGCTGCTGACAAGGCCTTGAAAAAGCTGCTCAAAGGGCTGTCCAGCGACCAGACGGTGAGCGTGATTCGCGCCTTCACCTATTTCTCGCACTTGGCCAATCTGGCTGAAGATCGCCACCACATTCGCCGCCGCGCTGTGCATGAGCGCGCAGGCAACACGCAAGAAGGCAGCATTGAAGTGGCGTTGGCCCGCCTGCGCTGGGCTGGTATTGCGCCTGCCGCCGTGGCTGCGACGCTGGCTAAAAGCTTTATCTCGCCGGTGCTCACTGCCCACCCCACCGAGGTGCAGCGCCAAAGCATTTTGACGGCCGAGCGCCGCATCGCCCAGTTGCTGGCTGAGCGCGACGATATTTTGATGCGTGCCCAGCTCTACAACAGCGCCAAAGATGCGCTGACCCCACGCGAGCTGGCACGGGTGGAGGCGCAGTTGCGCGCCTGCGTTGCCCAGCTGTGGCAAACGCGGCTGCTGCGCCACTCCAAGCTGACGGTGGCCGATGAGATTGAAAACGCGCTGTCTTATTACGAAGCGACGTTTTTGCAAGAGATTCCCAAGATTTACGAGCAGCTAGAACAGGACTTGGGCGAAAAACTGCCTGAGAAAAGCTTTTTGCGCATGGGCCAATGGATTGGCGGCGACCGCGACGGCAACCCCTTTGTGACGGCCGATAGCCTGCATCTGGCCTTGTCGCGCCAAGCCGATGTGGCGCTGCGCCACTATCTGCGCGAGGTGCATTATTTGGGCGGCGAGTTGTCGCTGTCAGCTAACTTGGTGGACATCACCCCTGAGATGCAAGCGCTGGCCGAGGCATCGCCCGACCACAATGTGCACCGCAGCGACGAGCCTTATCGCAAAGCACTAACTGGTATTTATGCGCGCTTGGCTGCCACGCTTAAAACATTGACGGGCGGTGAAGCGGCCCGCCATGCGGTGGCGCCGCAAAACGCTTATGCATCGGCCGCTGAGTTTTTGGCGGAACTCAAAATTATTGATGAATCGCTGTCGCGCTTTCACGGCGATGCGCTGGCCCCTCAGCGCCTACGCCCGCTGATGCGTGCGGTGCAGGTGTTCGGCTTTTATCTGGCCACGGTGGACTTGCGCCAAAGCTCTGACAAGCACGAAGAAGTGGTGCGCGAGCTGTTGGCTGTGTCCAAGGTCGAGCAGGACTACAGCGCTTTGCAGGAAGATGCCAAATGCGCCCTGCTGGTGCGCTTGCTGGAAGATGCCCGCCCGCTGCGCGTAATGGGCGCGAATTACAGCGCACACAGCCGCAGCGAGCTGGCTATTTTTGAAGCCGCAAAGCAGCTGCGCGAGCAGCTGGGCGCTGAGGCCATTCGCCACTGCATCATCAGCCATACCGAAACCGTGAGTGACTTGCTCGAAGTGCTGCTGCTGCAAAAAGAAGTGGGCCTGCTGCGCGGCACATTACAAGACGGCGCGCAATGCGACCTGATTGTGGTGCCGCTGTTTGAGACCATCGAAGACCTGCGCAACGCTGCGCCCATCATGCGCCGCTACTACCAGATGCCCGGCATTGTCGATCTGGTGAAGAAAAGCGGCGCTGAGCAAGACATCATGCTTGGTTACAGCGACAGCAACAAAGACGGCGGCATCTTTACCAGCAGCTGGGAGCTGTACCGTGCTGAGCTGGCTCTCGTTGAGCTGTTTGATGATTTGGGCGACCGTTATGGCATTCAACTGCGCATGTTTCACGGCCGTGGCGGCACGGTGGGGCGCGGCGGCGGCCCCAGCTATCAGGCTATTTTGGCCCAGCCGCCTGGTACCGTGCGTGGGCAGATTCGCTTGACGGAGCAAGGTGAGGTTATCGCCTCTAAATATGCCAATCCAGAAATTGGACGCCGAAACCTAGAAACGCTGGTCGCTGCGACGCTGGAAGCCACACTGCTGCAACCGACCAAGCCTGCGACCAAGGCGTACTTGGATGCCGCGGCGTTTTTGTCTGAAACCAGCATGGCTGCTTACCGTGCGCTGGTGTACGAGACACCAGGCTTTACCAATTACTTCTTCAGCAGCACGCCGATTCGTGAAATTGCCGAACTCAATATCGGTTCACGCCCCGCATCGCGCAAACCCACGCAGGCGATTGAAGATCTGCGCGCTATTCCTTGGGGCTTTAGCTGGGGTCAGTGCCGTTTGACGCTGCCCGGCTGGTACGGCTTTGGCTCAGCGATTCAGGCCTTTATTCACCGCCCGGGTAAAGATGCCAAGGTGCAACTGGCCTTGCTGCAAAAAATGTACCGCCAGTGGCCGTTCTTCAAAACGCTGCTGTCAAATATGGACATGGTGTTGGCCAAGAGCGATCTGAACCTTGCATCGCGCTACAGCGAACTGGTGACCGATGCGCGCTTGCGCCGCCGAATCTTCAGCGTTATTGAGGCCGAATGGCATAGCACCGTGGATGCGCTCAACCAGATCACCGGCGACAAGCAGCGGCTGGAGCACAACTCGGCGTTGGCTCGCTCTATCCGTCATCGCTTTCCGTATATCGACCCGCTGCACCATCTGCAGGTCGAGCTGGTGCGCCGCTGGCGTGCGGGTCAAACCGATGATCGGGTGAAAAACGGTATTCACCTGTCGATTAACGGCATTGCGGCAGGGGTGCGCAATACGGGGTGA
- a CDS encoding TonB-dependent receptor domain-containing protein, translated as MKISSRHAALSTPLHALALASLFTCAGASAETQMETVVVTANGAQQAIKDAPASISVITQEDLKKGNYQSVADAVTQVEGVSVVGDTANTADISIRGLPGDYTLILVDGMRQNTRETMNRGTGGVQSYQLPPLSAIERIEVVRGPMSSLYGSEAMGGVINIITKKAPTKWSGSVSTSATLQSDKDFGNSRQSEFWLGGPVHGEMLGLQVSGMLRDRNEAGNYYSTVNGANGQEQHRLGAKLTLRPSSRQEVVLDLGTERLETEVTSGRSTQPGARVPLLTQTMYARTNYGLSHTGRWSFGNTKVALYNEDSKHESASAPTRKVSNTTLDANLTMPFDKHVVRMGGQMLRSELKGLNNETGVITGHPTNPNTISLSNYALFLEDDWLVTDKLTLTGGMRFDKDERSGSHLSPRLYAVYQASSALTLRGGVTTGFKAPTIRQSSAEYCMSSGGPTNIPGSLCGNPALKPETSVTQEFGMSYEWAPAHILTATLYNTNFRNKVVSFDTGVKDPLDRTGANNIYVYDNVDSVKIRGLELGLKMPLTRSLSLNANYTYTQSKRQGGSETAYNGNSLDGQPLERTPKHMLHAKLDWQASDALQAFARLNFNGQARYAGYRNYAMDTRTRGSSVTLDFGGNYAINKQVSLRFALLNVTDRKVAVDERGRSTLTGNWIVDEGRRLWLGMNAQF; from the coding sequence ATGAAAATTTCCAGCCGCCACGCTGCCTTGTCGACGCCACTGCACGCCCTTGCCCTTGCAAGCCTTTTCACCTGCGCTGGCGCTTCTGCCGAAACGCAAATGGAGACCGTGGTGGTCACTGCCAATGGCGCGCAGCAGGCCATTAAAGATGCACCTGCCTCTATCAGCGTCATCACCCAAGAAGATCTGAAAAAAGGCAATTACCAATCGGTGGCAGATGCGGTCACGCAGGTGGAAGGCGTGTCGGTGGTTGGTGACACCGCCAACACTGCAGACATCTCCATCCGCGGTCTACCCGGTGACTACACTTTGATCTTGGTCGATGGTATGCGCCAAAACACGCGTGAAACCATGAACCGCGGAACGGGCGGCGTGCAGTCCTATCAGTTGCCGCCGCTGTCAGCCATTGAGCGCATTGAAGTAGTGCGCGGCCCCATGTCCTCGCTGTACGGCTCCGAAGCCATGGGGGGTGTGATCAACATCATCACCAAAAAAGCACCCACAAAATGGAGCGGCAGTGTTTCAACCTCCGCCACTTTGCAAAGTGACAAGGACTTTGGAAATTCCCGCCAAAGCGAGTTCTGGTTGGGTGGTCCCGTTCATGGAGAGATGCTGGGCCTGCAAGTTTCCGGCATGCTGCGAGACCGCAATGAGGCCGGCAATTACTACAGCACCGTCAATGGCGCGAACGGCCAAGAGCAACACCGCTTGGGTGCCAAGCTGACCCTGCGCCCCAGCAGCCGCCAAGAAGTGGTACTGGACTTAGGCACGGAACGCCTAGAGACCGAGGTCACCTCCGGCCGCTCCACACAGCCCGGTGCACGCGTTCCCTTGCTCACGCAAACGATGTACGCCCGCACCAACTACGGGCTCAGCCATACCGGTCGCTGGAGCTTTGGCAACACCAAAGTGGCGCTATACAACGAGGATTCGAAGCACGAAAGCGCTAGTGCCCCAACAAGAAAGGTCTCCAACACCACGCTAGATGCCAACCTCACCATGCCATTTGACAAACATGTGGTGCGCATGGGCGGTCAAATGTTGCGCAGCGAGCTGAAAGGTCTGAACAATGAAACTGGTGTAATTACTGGCCACCCAACCAACCCCAACACCATCTCATTGAGCAATTACGCATTGTTCCTGGAAGATGATTGGTTAGTTACCGACAAGCTAACCCTCACCGGTGGTATGCGTTTTGATAAAGATGAACGTTCGGGCTCCCACCTGTCGCCACGCCTATACGCTGTATACCAAGCGTCCAGTGCACTGACTCTGCGCGGCGGTGTGACTACAGGTTTTAAAGCCCCCACCATCCGCCAAAGCAGCGCTGAGTACTGCATGAGCTCCGGTGGCCCTACCAACATCCCAGGCTCACTGTGCGGTAATCCTGCTTTGAAGCCCGAAACCAGCGTCACGCAGGAGTTCGGTATGAGCTACGAATGGGCCCCTGCGCACATTCTCACGGCCACCCTCTACAACACCAACTTCCGCAACAAGGTGGTTAGTTTTGACACTGGCGTTAAAGACCCCCTCGACCGCACCGGTGCGAACAACATCTATGTCTACGACAACGTGGACAGCGTGAAAATCCGAGGTTTAGAGTTGGGTCTCAAAATGCCGCTCACACGCAGCTTGAGCCTGAACGCAAATTACACCTATACCCAGTCCAAGCGCCAAGGTGGCTCCGAGACCGCCTACAACGGCAACTCTCTGGATGGACAACCTCTGGAGCGCACGCCCAAGCACATGCTTCATGCCAAGCTGGACTGGCAAGCCAGCGATGCGCTTCAAGCCTTTGCCCGCCTTAACTTCAACGGACAGGCTCGCTATGCAGGCTACCGTAACTACGCCATGGACACGCGTACCCGTGGCAGCTCAGTCACGCTCGACTTCGGTGGCAACTACGCCATCAACAAGCAAGTCAGCCTGCGCTTTGCGCTGCTGAACGTGACGGATCGCAAGGTCGCTGTTGATGAGCGCGGCCGCAGCACATTGACAGGCAACTGGATCGTAGATGAAGGCCGCCGCCTGTGGCTCGGCATGAATGCACAGTTTTAA
- a CDS encoding AraC family transcriptional regulator: MQRAHPGPSKQARTQNRWLGLGTVKAPDFAGTQSQFFNGYVSEQDPLLNGHIKAVQVHPDLWLHAVEGCDLRTFTSKSPAQQGLHIVIVLEGSVDVAFGGLPLQLPQPCSEVSTEAGAAAAPKSRLPHASGALVNTCKHEIFVRNWRMGKFERKLSLRVHPRLLQSLACTTGYTHLQSMLEQHLYVQLWKPSARAVVLAEQIIHLIGQENATLLLQSRTLEFLHEAVQPQKQNDPEDSSRPALHLRNHLRMAKLKAMLDAQQDGGAMVADLARDMGMSPSALQRQFRQLYGSSIDEYRRSQRLDHARALLAQTGCSVQEVAHSSGYTSAANFSTAFKRRFGISPKLVRSRF, translated from the coding sequence ATGCAGCGAGCACACCCCGGCCCCAGCAAACAAGCCCGCACGCAAAACCGCTGGCTGGGCTTGGGCACAGTCAAAGCTCCGGATTTTGCAGGTACGCAGTCTCAGTTTTTTAACGGCTATGTATCGGAGCAAGACCCCTTACTCAACGGCCATATCAAGGCCGTCCAAGTACACCCTGACTTATGGCTACATGCCGTAGAGGGTTGTGATTTGCGCACCTTCACCAGCAAAAGCCCTGCGCAGCAAGGACTGCATATCGTGATCGTGCTTGAAGGCAGTGTGGACGTGGCTTTTGGCGGCTTGCCTTTACAACTGCCCCAGCCCTGCTCTGAAGTTAGTACCGAAGCCGGTGCTGCAGCGGCTCCTAAATCCCGGCTACCGCATGCGTCTGGGGCTCTTGTGAATACCTGCAAGCATGAAATTTTTGTGCGCAACTGGCGCATGGGCAAGTTTGAACGCAAGCTCAGCCTGCGCGTGCATCCTCGGCTTTTGCAATCGCTGGCGTGCACCACCGGCTACACCCACTTGCAATCAATGCTGGAGCAACACCTGTATGTGCAACTGTGGAAGCCGTCTGCCCGGGCTGTGGTGCTGGCCGAGCAAATCATTCACCTGATTGGCCAAGAAAACGCCACATTGCTGCTTCAAAGCCGCACGCTGGAGTTTTTGCACGAGGCCGTGCAGCCGCAAAAGCAGAATGACCCAGAAGACAGTTCGCGCCCGGCTTTGCATTTGCGCAACCATTTGCGCATGGCCAAACTCAAAGCCATGCTTGATGCCCAGCAAGATGGCGGCGCTATGGTGGCTGATCTTGCCCGAGACATGGGCATGAGCCCCAGCGCTTTGCAAAGACAGTTTCGCCAGCTTTATGGCAGCAGCATTGACGAGTACCGACGTAGCCAGCGCTTAGATCATGCACGGGCCTTGCTGGCGCAAACTGGATGCAGCGTGCAAGAGGTGGCTCACTCCAGCGGCTACACAAGTGCGGCGAACTTCTCCACTGCATTCAAACGCCGCTTTGGCATATCGCCCAAGCTGGTACGCAGCCGGTTTTAG